A genomic segment from Fodinicola acaciae encodes:
- a CDS encoding ArsA family ATPase codes for MPELDVDALLKDPKTRIVVCCGSGGVGKTTTAAAIGVRAAELGRRTVVLTIDPARRLAQALGLTELDNTPRPVSDVDGDLHAMMLDMKRTFDEVVLAHTDAKKAEEIFANPFYQAMSSTFSGTQEYMAMEKLGQLRAADEWDLIVVDTPPSRSALDFLDAPQHLAKFLDGRMLRILLTPARVGGRGMFKMLAGTLSFFSKAMTKILGAQLIGDLSTFVSALDSMFGGFRERADETYRLLQTPGTAFLVVAAPQPDAVREAAYFADRLVEEDMPLAGLVLNRVDQVAAAELTAEQALAAAQQLEASGESPTTADVLRVHADLVALVQAQARIADRFTAAHPTVPQATVRTQPEDVHDLAGLRRVGAALAGD; via the coding sequence GTGCCTGAGCTCGACGTCGACGCGCTGCTGAAAGATCCGAAGACGCGGATCGTGGTCTGTTGCGGCTCCGGCGGCGTCGGCAAGACCACCACGGCCGCGGCGATCGGCGTACGCGCGGCCGAGCTCGGCCGGCGTACGGTCGTGCTCACCATCGACCCGGCCCGCCGGCTGGCGCAGGCACTCGGACTCACCGAGCTGGACAACACCCCGCGTCCGGTGTCCGATGTGGACGGTGACCTGCACGCGATGATGCTGGACATGAAACGCACCTTCGACGAGGTCGTTCTGGCCCACACGGACGCGAAAAAAGCCGAGGAGATCTTCGCCAACCCGTTCTACCAGGCGATGTCGTCGACGTTTTCCGGCACGCAGGAATACATGGCGATGGAAAAACTCGGCCAGCTGCGCGCGGCCGACGAGTGGGACCTGATCGTCGTCGACACGCCGCCGTCCCGGTCGGCGCTGGATTTCCTTGACGCTCCACAACATCTGGCCAAGTTCCTGGACGGCCGGATGCTGCGCATCCTGCTCACGCCGGCGCGCGTCGGCGGCCGCGGCATGTTCAAGATGCTGGCCGGCACGCTGTCCTTCTTTTCCAAGGCGATGACCAAAATCCTCGGCGCGCAGCTGATCGGTGACCTGTCCACCTTCGTGTCCGCGCTGGACTCGATGTTCGGCGGTTTTCGGGAGCGCGCCGACGAAACCTACCGGCTGCTGCAGACGCCGGGCACCGCCTTCCTGGTGGTCGCCGCGCCCCAGCCGGACGCCGTACGCGAGGCGGCGTACTTCGCCGACCGGCTGGTCGAGGAGGACATGCCGCTGGCCGGCCTGGTGCTCAACCGGGTCGACCAGGTCGCCGCCGCCGAGCTGACCGCCGAGCAGGCACTGGCCGCGGCGCAGCAACTCGAGGCCTCCGGCGAGTCGCCGACGACCGCCGACGTGTTGCGCGTACACGCCGACCTGGTGGCTTTGGTGCAGGCGCAGGCCAGGATCGCCGACCGGTTCACCGCGGCGCATCCGACCGTGCCGCAGGCGACCGTACGCACGCAGCCGGAGGACGTACACGACCTCGCCGGCCTGCGCCGCGTCGGCGCCGCCCTGGCCGGCGACTGA
- a CDS encoding MarR family winged helix-turn-helix transcriptional regulator: MSDEPRWLDTQEQAAWLGFVKITRLLFARLDQELSARSGLSHSDYVVLVVLSAQSDRRMRMGMLAELTTESRSRLSHHIARLEQAGWVRREDDATDRRGSVAILTDKGFATLEKAAPGHVEDVRRHLFDHLSAAEVRTLAEITAKVNAALERKA; the protein is encoded by the coding sequence ATGAGCGACGAACCACGCTGGCTGGACACACAGGAGCAGGCCGCGTGGCTGGGGTTCGTCAAGATCACCAGGCTGCTGTTCGCCCGTCTCGACCAGGAGCTGTCGGCGCGCAGCGGCCTCTCACACAGCGACTACGTCGTGTTGGTCGTGCTGTCGGCGCAGAGCGACCGGCGGATGCGGATGGGGATGCTCGCCGAACTCACCACGGAGTCGCGCAGCCGCCTCTCGCACCACATCGCGCGACTGGAGCAGGCCGGCTGGGTGCGCCGGGAGGACGACGCCACCGATCGTCGCGGCTCGGTCGCCATCCTGACCGACAAGGGCTTCGCGACGCTGGAGAAGGCGGCACCGGGACACGTCGAGGACGTACGCCGCCACCTGTTCGACCACCTGAGCGCGGCCGAGGTGCGTACGCTCGCGGAGATCACCGCCAAGGTGAACGCCGCGCTGGAGCGGAAGGCCTGA
- a CDS encoding WhiB family transcriptional regulator — MRGVPDVTDRVEGWASRAACRTRNPDELFVQGAAQNKAKMVCMGCPVRTECLADALDNRVEFGVWGGMTERERRALLRRRPDVQSWSKLLDSARKQHQLQPTA, encoded by the coding sequence CTGAGGGGGGTCCCGGACGTGACCGATCGGGTCGAGGGCTGGGCTTCCAGAGCGGCTTGCCGCACGCGCAACCCGGATGAGCTATTCGTTCAGGGGGCTGCGCAGAACAAGGCCAAGATGGTGTGCATGGGGTGCCCGGTGCGGACCGAGTGTCTGGCCGACGCCCTGGACAACAGGGTGGAGTTCGGCGTCTGGGGTGGGATGACCGAACGGGAGCGCCGCGCACTGCTGCGCCGCCGTCCGGACGTACAGTCCTGGTCCAAGCTGCTCGACTCCGCACGCAAGCAACACCAGCTCCAGCCGACCGCCTGA
- a CDS encoding transglycosylase domain-containing protein, protein MTSVRSSSLMSNLVSLLMAGLLAGVVVAAAAFPAAAVAGLTAKAGANTFESLPSELQTPPLPQTTTVLTADGKFVTQLHGDQNRLPVSLSKVPKVLQNAVVAIEDSRFYEHHGVDLKGILRAFVSNSNGGSGTQGASTITQQYVRQDLALTAKTEAQVEAATANTIGRKLREIRYAVALEKKNTKQDILEKYLNTVYFGKSAYGVQVAAQRYFGKDVSQLDLSEASLLASFIQSPTYYPKHPKEAEVRRQYVLTRMQQLGYASAKDVAAAKAHPPTIKLQSLPNSCLPNGSITERNNWGYFCDYLRIWAQQNPALGQTADERWNNILSGGYTIKLSMDSGIQSDAQDAVDNRGAGRGASLTQGIAMIQPGTGKVKALAVNRTFAKGNGDQYDQFPLLTGDPAHQSTAGYPSGSTFKMFVMLAALEQGIQLDTGFYSPQTFCPPGRTDGYCTTNANKDGSMNGYRNMWSGFGESVNTYFIQLAMKAKITNVAKAAQKAGITFWGTNSLKSILDQGDGTHSRLSLTFGQGSETFPLYMANAYATVAARGMYCAPTPIQSATAPGGKPVDWAKPDCKRVFSQGVADAATDAARCPVGQSAKTGSCGWPTGGSVGGAISRPVAGKTGSTPENRQVWFAGFVPQLAGASFSTDSKNPFGGATNNGNTNVANQIFSSAMSQAVENMPEEDFTAPPDNLVSGGTHDHSGEPDPTPSGSKATPDSRHTGGGNGGGGNGHGGGNGGGNGTGHGGGIPGLPFGYFANNAATTSRRVSPQV, encoded by the coding sequence GTGACCAGCGTTCGAAGTTCCAGCCTGATGTCCAACCTGGTGTCGCTGTTGATGGCCGGGTTGCTCGCCGGAGTGGTCGTCGCCGCCGCAGCATTCCCGGCCGCCGCGGTCGCCGGCCTGACCGCCAAGGCTGGCGCCAACACCTTCGAGTCGCTGCCGAGCGAGCTGCAGACGCCGCCGCTGCCGCAGACCACGACCGTACTCACCGCCGACGGCAAGTTCGTCACGCAGCTGCACGGTGACCAGAACAGGCTGCCGGTGTCGCTGTCCAAGGTGCCGAAGGTGCTGCAGAACGCGGTGGTCGCCATCGAGGACAGCCGGTTCTACGAGCACCACGGCGTCGACCTCAAAGGCATCCTCCGCGCGTTTGTCAGCAACAGCAACGGCGGCAGCGGCACGCAGGGCGCCTCGACCATCACCCAGCAGTACGTCCGCCAGGACCTGGCGCTGACCGCCAAGACCGAGGCGCAGGTCGAGGCCGCTACGGCCAACACCATCGGCCGCAAGCTGCGCGAGATCCGCTACGCGGTGGCGCTGGAGAAGAAGAACACCAAACAGGACATCCTGGAGAAATACCTCAACACCGTCTACTTCGGTAAGAGCGCGTACGGCGTCCAGGTCGCCGCGCAGCGATACTTCGGCAAGGACGTGAGCCAGCTCGACCTCAGCGAGGCGTCGTTGCTGGCCAGCTTCATCCAGAGCCCCACGTACTATCCGAAGCACCCGAAGGAGGCCGAGGTCCGCCGGCAGTACGTGCTGACCCGCATGCAGCAGCTCGGCTACGCGTCCGCGAAGGACGTGGCGGCCGCCAAGGCGCATCCGCCGACGATCAAGCTGCAGTCGCTGCCCAACTCCTGCCTTCCCAACGGCTCGATCACCGAACGGAACAACTGGGGTTACTTCTGCGACTACCTGCGGATCTGGGCCCAGCAGAACCCGGCGCTGGGTCAGACCGCTGACGAGCGCTGGAACAACATCCTGTCCGGTGGCTACACCATCAAGCTGTCGATGGACTCCGGCATCCAGTCCGACGCGCAGGACGCGGTCGACAACCGCGGCGCCGGTCGCGGCGCCAGCCTGACCCAGGGCATCGCGATGATCCAGCCGGGCACCGGCAAGGTCAAGGCGCTCGCGGTCAACCGTACGTTCGCCAAGGGCAACGGCGACCAGTACGACCAGTTCCCGCTGCTCACCGGCGACCCGGCACACCAGAGCACCGCCGGCTATCCGTCTGGTTCGACCTTCAAGATGTTCGTCATGCTCGCCGCGCTGGAGCAGGGCATCCAGCTGGACACCGGTTTCTACTCGCCGCAGACCTTCTGTCCGCCGGGCCGTACGGACGGCTATTGCACGACCAACGCCAACAAAGACGGCTCGATGAACGGCTATCGCAACATGTGGAGCGGTTTCGGCGAGTCGGTCAACACCTACTTCATCCAGCTGGCGATGAAGGCCAAGATCACCAATGTCGCCAAGGCGGCGCAGAAGGCCGGCATCACCTTCTGGGGCACCAACAGCCTCAAGTCCATCCTGGACCAGGGTGACGGCACACACTCGCGGCTCTCGCTGACCTTCGGCCAGGGCTCGGAGACCTTCCCTCTGTACATGGCCAACGCGTACGCCACAGTGGCCGCGCGCGGCATGTATTGCGCGCCGACGCCGATCCAGTCCGCCACCGCACCGGGCGGCAAGCCGGTCGACTGGGCCAAGCCGGACTGCAAGCGCGTGTTCTCGCAGGGTGTCGCCGACGCGGCCACCGACGCGGCGCGTTGTCCGGTCGGACAGTCGGCCAAGACCGGCTCCTGCGGCTGGCCGACCGGTGGCTCGGTCGGCGGCGCGATCAGCCGGCCGGTGGCCGGCAAGACCGGTTCGACGCCAGAAAACCGGCAGGTCTGGTTCGCCGGCTTCGTGCCACAGCTGGCCGGCGCGTCGTTCTCCACGGACTCGAAGAATCCGTTCGGCGGGGCCACCAACAACGGCAACACCAACGTCGCCAACCAGATCTTCAGCTCGGCGATGTCGCAGGCCGTCGAGAACATGCCGGAAGAGGACTTCACCGCACCGCCGGACAACCTGGTCAGCGGTGGCACGCACGACCACTCCGGTGAGCCCGACCCGACACCGAGCGGCAGTAAGGCCACCCCCGACTCGCGGCACACCGGTGGTGGAAACGGTGGCGGCGGCAACGGTCATGGCGGCGGCAACGGTGGCGGCAACGGCACCGGCCACGGCGGTGGCATCCCCGGCCTGCCGTTCGGCTACTTCGCCAACAATGCCGCGACCACCAGCCGCCGGGTCAGCCCACAGGTCTGA
- a CDS encoding GNAT family N-acetyltransferase, with protein sequence MAELRLATPEDVPVLVELARAAYVHYVPRIGRLPEPMTADYGAAVRAGHTWVAETERIVGLLVLVPQADHLLLENVAVRPGAQGGGIGRQLLAHAEHEAVRLGFREIRLYTNAAMTENLAYYPRRGYVETHRADEDGFHRVFFTKHL encoded by the coding sequence TTGGCTGAGCTGCGGCTCGCCACACCGGAGGACGTGCCGGTGCTGGTGGAGCTGGCCCGCGCCGCGTACGTGCACTATGTGCCGCGCATCGGACGGCTGCCGGAGCCGATGACGGCCGACTACGGCGCAGCCGTACGCGCCGGACACACCTGGGTCGCCGAGACCGAGCGGATCGTCGGACTGCTCGTGCTCGTGCCGCAGGCCGACCACCTGCTGCTGGAGAACGTCGCCGTACGTCCAGGTGCGCAGGGCGGCGGGATCGGCCGGCAGCTGCTCGCGCACGCCGAGCACGAGGCCGTCCGGCTCGGATTCCGTGAGATCCGGCTCTACACCAACGCCGCGATGACCGAGAACCTCGCGTACTACCCGCGGCGCGGCTACGTCGAGACCCACCGGGCGGACGAGGACGGCTTCCACCGCGTCTTCTTCACCAAGCACCTCTGA
- a CDS encoding GatB/YqeY domain-containing protein codes for MSALKDRLTADLTTAMKARDELTTATLRMMLAAVKTAEVAGKSARELADDEVLAVLTAEAKKRREAADVFDSRDRGELAARERAENTIIERYLPAQLSDEELTGLVSQTIEETGAAGMKAMGQVMKALMPKVTGRADGGRVSAEVRRQLG; via the coding sequence GTGAGCGCACTCAAGGACCGCCTGACGGCCGACCTGACCACCGCGATGAAGGCACGCGACGAGCTGACCACGGCCACGCTGCGGATGATGCTGGCCGCGGTGAAGACCGCCGAGGTGGCCGGCAAGTCGGCCCGCGAGCTGGCCGACGACGAGGTGCTCGCGGTGCTCACCGCGGAGGCCAAGAAGCGCCGCGAGGCCGCCGACGTGTTCGACTCACGTGACCGCGGCGAGCTGGCCGCGCGTGAGCGTGCGGAAAACACGATCATCGAGCGTTATCTGCCGGCGCAGCTGTCCGACGAGGAGCTGACCGGCCTGGTGTCACAGACTATCGAGGAGACCGGCGCCGCCGGCATGAAGGCGATGGGTCAGGTCATGAAGGCGCTGATGCCGAAGGTGACCGGCCGCGCCGACGGCGGCCGCGTGTCGGCGGAAGTACGCCGGCAGCTTGGCTGA
- a CDS encoding metallophosphoesterase — translation MKLRTGLTLAAVAGGIATVGYAAGIERTRWTLRRFDVPVLPPDAEPLRVLHISDLHMTPGQRSKQEWVRELAALDPDLVVVTGDNLAHVEAVPAVVHALTPLLERPGAVVFGSNDYYGPLPKNPFRYFGKPQVRKFGPDLPWQDLRDVFTASGWADLTNARATIKAGGRHIALAGVDDPHLAQDDYDRVAGPADPTADLRIGLSHSPEPRVLDRFAADGYDLLLCGHTHGGQLRVPGYGALVTNCGIDRDRARGLHHWSGDTWLHVSAGMGTSPYAPIRFACPPEVSLLTLIPNG, via the coding sequence ATGAAGTTGCGCACCGGGTTGACGTTGGCCGCAGTCGCCGGCGGGATCGCCACCGTCGGATACGCGGCCGGGATAGAGCGGACACGGTGGACGCTGCGCCGCTTCGACGTGCCAGTGCTGCCGCCGGACGCCGAGCCGCTGCGGGTCCTGCACATCTCCGACCTGCACATGACCCCCGGCCAGCGGTCGAAGCAGGAGTGGGTCCGCGAGCTGGCCGCACTCGACCCCGACCTGGTCGTGGTCACCGGCGACAACCTCGCGCACGTCGAGGCCGTCCCGGCGGTCGTACACGCGCTGACCCCGCTGCTGGAGCGGCCTGGCGCCGTGGTCTTCGGCAGCAACGACTATTACGGTCCGCTGCCGAAAAACCCGTTCCGCTATTTCGGCAAACCGCAGGTGCGCAAGTTTGGACCGGACCTGCCGTGGCAGGATCTGCGTGACGTGTTCACAGCCTCCGGCTGGGCCGACCTGACCAACGCGCGCGCCACCATCAAGGCCGGCGGCCGCCACATCGCGCTCGCCGGCGTCGACGACCCGCACCTTGCGCAGGACGACTACGACCGCGTCGCCGGCCCCGCCGACCCGACCGCCGACCTGCGTATCGGCCTGTCCCACTCACCGGAGCCCCGCGTACTCGACCGCTTCGCCGCCGACGGCTATGACCTGCTGCTCTGCGGCCACACGCACGGCGGTCAGCTGCGCGTACCCGGCTATGGCGCGCTAGTCACCAACTGCGGCATCGACCGCGACCGAGCCCGCGGCCTGCACCACTGGTCCGGCGACACCTGGCTGCACGTCTCGGCCGGCATGGGCACGTCCCCGTACGCGCCGATCCGGTTCGCCTGCCCGCCGGAGGTGAGCCTGCTCACGCTGATCCCGAACGGCTGA
- a CDS encoding heavy metal-responsive transcriptional regulator yields the protein MSDTTTTAAPIRGLRVAELARAVGLSADTIRYYERAGLLPPPARTPAGYRIYDHQAIDRLKFIQGGQRLGLTLHDIADLLAVRDTGACPCEPAEHLLRRRLAELDTEMARLAALRTQMVTMLSTIPTANCADPTPGTWCPSPEWR from the coding sequence ATGAGCGACACGACCACCACGGCGGCACCGATCCGAGGCCTGCGAGTCGCCGAACTGGCCAGGGCTGTTGGCCTGAGCGCGGACACCATCCGCTACTACGAACGCGCCGGCCTGCTGCCTCCGCCGGCACGTACGCCGGCCGGATATCGGATTTATGACCACCAGGCGATCGACCGGCTGAAGTTCATCCAAGGCGGCCAGCGCCTCGGCCTGACCCTGCACGACATCGCCGACCTCCTGGCCGTACGCGACACCGGCGCCTGCCCCTGCGAACCAGCCGAACACCTCCTGCGTCGCCGGCTGGCCGAGCTGGACACCGAAATGGCCAGACTCGCCGCTCTTCGTACCCAGATGGTCACGATGTTGTCCACCATCCCCACCGCCAACTGTGCCGATCCAACCCCCGGCACCTGGTGCCCAAGCCCGGAATGGAGGTGA
- a CDS encoding FAD-dependent monooxygenase, whose product MDVIVVGAGPVGLMLAAELRLWDLEVAVLERLPAPTGFSKAGGLHARTAECLDIRGLLGDLRKSHSRRVPLAHFAGIRKIRLDRLDTSRPDFVGIPQAELEVFLEKRAVELGAVILRGQEVVGLAQDGASVRLSTMDGQTYGANYVVGCDGGRSVVRKLAGFSFDGCGPTLTGRLGDVSVPELHENPGLGWHRTSGGIMQITPARVVVVEFDGPPEDKPMTLDEFSSAVDRVAGRHVDIPAQPVWMSRFTDNTRLADDYRRGRVFLAGDAAHVHSPFGGQGLNLGLQDAMNLGWKLAYAVRGQADLLDTYAVERRPVAERVLHNTRAQVALMDPRPQVTPLREVFATMMDLPAVNTFLGEMISGLDVSYDCGGFAPMEVPREPFVTGRGVLLDATSDRTLLAAAEPWRDRVTALPGGVSMLVRPDGYVCWQPSAPTTLAAALHQWFGKPRIPA is encoded by the coding sequence ATGGACGTTATCGTTGTCGGCGCCGGGCCGGTTGGCCTGATGCTGGCTGCCGAGCTCAGGCTGTGGGACCTCGAGGTCGCTGTCCTGGAGCGACTGCCGGCGCCGACCGGCTTCTCGAAGGCCGGCGGACTGCACGCGCGTACGGCCGAGTGCCTGGATATCCGCGGACTCCTTGGCGACCTGCGCAAAAGCCACTCGCGTCGGGTGCCTCTCGCGCATTTCGCCGGCATACGCAAGATCCGGCTGGACCGGCTCGACACGAGTCGGCCGGACTTCGTCGGCATTCCGCAGGCGGAGCTGGAGGTTTTCCTGGAAAAGCGCGCTGTCGAGCTGGGTGCGGTCATCCTGCGCGGTCAGGAGGTCGTCGGTCTTGCGCAGGACGGTGCCAGTGTTCGGCTATCCACAATGGACGGTCAGACGTACGGTGCCAATTATGTGGTGGGATGCGATGGCGGCCGCAGCGTTGTCCGTAAGCTGGCCGGTTTTTCCTTCGACGGCTGCGGACCGACGCTGACTGGCCGGCTCGGCGACGTGTCGGTGCCTGAGCTGCACGAAAATCCGGGTCTTGGCTGGCATCGTACGAGCGGCGGCATCATGCAGATCACGCCAGCGCGCGTCGTGGTCGTTGAGTTCGACGGGCCGCCTGAGGACAAACCGATGACACTCGATGAGTTTTCCTCTGCTGTCGACCGCGTCGCCGGCCGTCACGTCGACATCCCGGCACAACCTGTGTGGATGTCACGCTTTACTGACAACACACGACTTGCCGACGACTACCGGCGCGGTCGCGTCTTCCTTGCCGGAGACGCGGCACACGTCCATTCGCCGTTTGGTGGGCAGGGCCTCAACCTCGGCCTGCAGGACGCGATGAACCTCGGCTGGAAGCTCGCGTACGCGGTCCGCGGCCAGGCCGACCTGCTCGACACCTACGCCGTCGAACGCAGGCCGGTCGCCGAGCGCGTACTGCACAACACCCGCGCTCAGGTCGCGTTGATGGACCCGCGACCGCAGGTCACGCCGTTGCGCGAGGTTTTCGCGACAATGATGGATCTTCCGGCGGTCAACACCTTCCTCGGCGAGATGATCAGCGGACTCGACGTGTCGTACGACTGCGGCGGCTTCGCGCCCATGGAGGTGCCGCGCGAGCCGTTCGTCACTGGTCGCGGCGTCCTTCTGGACGCGACGTCGGACCGCACGCTCCTCGCCGCCGCCGAACCATGGCGCGACCGAGTCACCGCTCTGCCGGGCGGCGTCTCGATGCTCGTACGTCCGGACGGCTATGTCTGTTGGCAGCCTTCCGCGCCAACGACTCTTGCCGCCGCCCTCCACCAATGGTTCGGAAAGCCGCGAATTCCGGCTTGA
- a CDS encoding TetR/AcrR family transcriptional regulator C-terminal domain-containing protein, translating into MEREPLTRDRVVAVALRLLDEDGLEKLTLRRIATALEVRAPALYWHVANKRALLDYLTDAMLARSVAALRPPTADEPWPEWLHRAAAALRRCLLRHRDGARVASGADLTRAVALAEWLKRTVNVLCDAGFDRHDALVAGGALMSLVIGRTAEEQALPAGGMIETGRRQSADARARQAVGIMITGLRTILHESGSAR; encoded by the coding sequence GTGGAACGGGAACCCCTGACCAGAGACCGCGTGGTGGCGGTGGCGCTGAGGTTGCTCGACGAGGACGGCCTGGAAAAGCTCACGTTGCGGCGGATCGCGACCGCGCTGGAGGTCAGGGCGCCAGCGCTTTACTGGCACGTCGCCAACAAACGAGCGCTGCTCGACTATCTCACCGACGCGATGCTGGCACGTTCAGTGGCGGCATTGCGACCGCCGACCGCCGACGAGCCGTGGCCGGAGTGGCTGCACCGCGCGGCGGCCGCGCTGCGACGGTGCCTGTTGCGTCACCGCGATGGCGCCAGGGTCGCGTCCGGCGCCGACCTGACGCGTGCGGTCGCGCTCGCGGAGTGGTTGAAGCGTACGGTCAACGTCCTCTGCGACGCCGGGTTCGACCGGCACGACGCGCTGGTCGCCGGCGGCGCGCTGATGAGCCTGGTCATCGGTCGTACGGCCGAGGAGCAGGCGCTGCCCGCCGGCGGCATGATCGAGACCGGCCGCCGGCAGTCCGCCGACGCTCGCGCGCGTCAGGCGGTCGGCATCATGATCACCGGCCTGCGGACGATCCTGCACGAGTCGGGGTCGGCTCGGTGA
- a CDS encoding DUF2268 domain-containing protein — protein sequence MKIIVHDTDAGMRELLDRPVGQRRDALLELVRPLGNPYVPMDRPEMHRGLAKLLDGDDARFAAALEQLREAKVWDRISESMAAAWDRLEPVGVRHADEIHVVLLLGDPDDAHLVGRSSGYLGMGGIPGVVMLTMWPTETSLAKISHAAAHELHHNVRYANVVWNPATVTVGEWVISEGLAEAFARELAGPQGLCPWTTALGGAQLDAAYERITGSIDVAGMENLTPYIFGDAVAAEMGQQPVGVPDFAGYAVGLRIVDAYLAATGRTAAESVAQPLEDLLAYV from the coding sequence ATGAAGATCATCGTGCACGACACCGACGCCGGCATGCGCGAGCTGCTGGACCGGCCGGTCGGCCAGCGCAGGGACGCACTCCTGGAGCTGGTCAGGCCGCTCGGCAATCCGTACGTACCGATGGACCGGCCGGAAATGCACCGCGGCCTCGCCAAGCTCCTGGACGGTGACGACGCGCGTTTCGCCGCCGCTCTGGAGCAGCTGCGGGAAGCGAAGGTGTGGGACCGGATCAGCGAGTCGATGGCTGCGGCGTGGGACAGGTTGGAGCCGGTCGGCGTACGTCATGCCGACGAGATCCACGTCGTGCTGTTGCTCGGCGATCCTGACGATGCCCATCTGGTCGGGCGCAGCTCCGGCTATCTGGGAATGGGTGGCATTCCCGGAGTTGTCATGCTGACGATGTGGCCGACCGAGACGAGCCTGGCGAAAATCAGTCACGCGGCGGCGCACGAGCTGCATCACAACGTCCGCTATGCCAACGTGGTCTGGAATCCGGCGACCGTGACCGTCGGCGAATGGGTCATTTCCGAAGGTCTCGCCGAGGCGTTCGCGCGGGAGCTCGCCGGACCGCAGGGGCTTTGTCCGTGGACGACCGCGCTCGGCGGTGCGCAGCTGGATGCCGCGTACGAGCGGATCACCGGCTCGATCGACGTGGCCGGAATGGAAAACCTGACGCCATACATCTTCGGCGACGCGGTCGCCGCGGAGATGGGTCAGCAGCCGGTCGGTGTGCCGGACTTCGCCGGCTATGCGGTCGGATTGCGGATCGTCGACGCCTACCTGGCCGCGACCGGTCGTACGGCCGCCGAAAGCGTGGCGCAGCCGCTCGAAGACCTCCTCGCGTACGTCTAG
- a CDS encoding DinB family protein, which yields MTRTDLPEGALDERNVLLTMLNYVRATVRAKCEDVSADNAKLVQLPGSPLMTLSGLVNHVRWVEHSWIENRFFGEPDRGPWTDEDPDREFRIAVDYPITQLLDEYDEQSRRFDERLADVDLDTPAQLPLRDGRIMNLRWILFHLIEEIARHNGHLDILREMADGSTGD from the coding sequence ATGACAAGAACTGACCTGCCTGAAGGCGCGCTCGACGAGCGCAACGTGCTGCTGACGATGCTCAACTACGTACGCGCGACCGTGCGCGCGAAGTGCGAGGACGTGTCCGCCGACAACGCCAAGCTGGTGCAGCTGCCCGGCTCGCCGCTGATGACGCTGTCCGGTCTGGTCAACCACGTACGCTGGGTCGAGCACAGCTGGATCGAGAACCGGTTCTTCGGTGAGCCGGACCGCGGTCCGTGGACCGACGAGGATCCGGATCGCGAGTTCCGCATCGCCGTCGACTATCCGATCACGCAGCTGCTCGACGAGTACGACGAGCAGAGCCGCCGCTTCGACGAGCGGCTGGCCGACGTGGACCTGGACACGCCGGCTCAGCTGCCGCTGCGCGACGGCAGGATCATGAACCTGCGGTGGATCCTGTTCCATCTGATCGAGGAGATCGCGCGGCACAACGGCCATCTCGACATCCTGCGCGAGATGGCCGACGGCTCAACCGGCGACTAG